In Bactrocera oleae isolate idBacOlea1 chromosome 5, idBacOlea1, whole genome shotgun sequence, a genomic segment contains:
- the LOC106620509 gene encoding transmembrane protein 120 homolog isoform X2 — translation MLLHLKCHGRKTKIKCKTAQTPEEKGKVEELNKNTLKRKAQIHEIEQSLPTKSGLYLKIILGDVNVSILNRNDKVRYKDDYEKFKLILNVIGLLMAFLNLIFNYRALELAYIFLLVWYYCTLTIRESILKVNGSRIKGWWRAHHFISTAAAGVLLVWPQGEHWQLFRTQFMYFNVYINIVQYLQFGYQKGLLYRLKALGERHNMDITIEGFHSWMWRGLSFLLPFLFGGYTFQAYNAWTLYKLTTYPPGAPWHVSVMCGFFLLLFSGNIITTLLVVPEKIRERAKERYRLQSMGTSMKLRKMMRNSISETDISSQQLLANNKLENSTSFQNIGDAAGQTTTTATIDSTTKTSSISTGNAITPADGDVKQNQHKAQQQPQQEQEQDVEWTKPEDKKTN, via the exons ATGCAAAACAGCTCAAACGCCGGAAGAGAAGGGAAAGGTGGAGGAATTGAATAAAAACACATTAAAGCGCAAAGCGCAGATACACGAAATCGAACAGTCATTACCCACCAAATCGGGATTATATCTCAAG atcaTTCTCGGTGATGTCAACGTATCAATTCTGAACAGAAACGACAAAGTTCGCTATAAAGATGATTATGAAAAGTTTAAGTTAATACTCAACGTAATTGGACTGTTAATGGCATTTCTCAATTTGATATTCAACTACAG GGCCCTGGAGCTGGCTTATATTTTCCTGCTAGTCTGGTATTACTGCACCCTCACCATACGGGAATCGATACTCAAAGTGAATGGATCGCGCATAAAGGGCTGGTGGCGTGCGCATCATTTCATCTCAACCGCAGCTGCAGGTGTATTGCTCGTGTGGCCGCAGGGCGAGCACTGGCAGTTGTTCCGCACACAATTTATGTACTTCAATGTCTATATCA ACATTGTGCAGTATCTGCAATTTGGCTACCAAAAGGGTTTGCTTTATCGACTGAAGGCGCTCGGCGAACGTCACAACATGGATATCACCATTGAGGGTTTTCACTCGTGGATGTGGCGTGGCCTGAGCTTCTTGCTACCATTCCTATTCGGCGGTTATACATTCCAAGCATACAATGCATGGACGTTGTACAAGTTGACAACGTATCCACCGGGAGCACCGTGGCAT GTGTCGGTGATGTGCGGCTTCTTCCTCCTGCTATTCAGCGGCAACATTATCACCACACTGTTGGTGGTGCCCGAGAAGATACGCGAACGTGCCAAGGAACGCTATCGCCTGCAGTCCATGGGCACATCGATGAAATTGCGCAAAATGATGAGG AATAGCATCAGTGAAACGGACATTTCCAGCCAGCAATTGCTAGCCAATAATAAACTAGAAAACTCTACCTCCTTTCAAAACATAGGCGATGCAGCaggacaaacaacaacaacagcaacaatagattcaacaacaaaaacgtcaTCAATTAGCACCGGTAATGCAATCACACCAGCAGATGGTGATGTCAAGCAAAACCAGCacaaagcacaacaacaaccacaacaagaACAAGAGCAGGATGTGGAATGGACGAAACCAGAGGATAAGAAGACCAATTAA
- the LOC106620509 gene encoding transmembrane protein 120 homolog isoform X3 encodes MNSRCKTAQTPEEKGKVEELNKNTLKRKAQIHEIEQSLPTKSGLYLKIILGDVNVSILNRNDKVRYKDDYEKFKLILNVIGLLMAFLNLIFNYRALELAYIFLLVWYYCTLTIRESILKVNGSRIKGWWRAHHFISTAAAGVLLVWPQGEHWQLFRTQFMYFNVYINIVQYLQFGYQKGLLYRLKALGERHNMDITIEGFHSWMWRGLSFLLPFLFGGYTFQAYNAWTLYKLTTYPPGAPWHVSVMCGFFLLLFSGNIITTLLVVPEKIRERAKERYRLQSMGTSMKLRKMMRNSISETDISSQQLLANNKLENSTSFQNIGDAAGQTTTTATIDSTTKTSSISTGNAITPADGDVKQNQHKAQQQPQQEQEQDVEWTKPEDKKTN; translated from the exons ATGCAAAACAGCTCAAACGCCGGAAGAGAAGGGAAAGGTGGAGGAATTGAATAAAAACACATTAAAGCGCAAAGCGCAGATACACGAAATCGAACAGTCATTACCCACCAAATCGGGATTATATCTCAAG atcaTTCTCGGTGATGTCAACGTATCAATTCTGAACAGAAACGACAAAGTTCGCTATAAAGATGATTATGAAAAGTTTAAGTTAATACTCAACGTAATTGGACTGTTAATGGCATTTCTCAATTTGATATTCAACTACAG GGCCCTGGAGCTGGCTTATATTTTCCTGCTAGTCTGGTATTACTGCACCCTCACCATACGGGAATCGATACTCAAAGTGAATGGATCGCGCATAAAGGGCTGGTGGCGTGCGCATCATTTCATCTCAACCGCAGCTGCAGGTGTATTGCTCGTGTGGCCGCAGGGCGAGCACTGGCAGTTGTTCCGCACACAATTTATGTACTTCAATGTCTATATCA ACATTGTGCAGTATCTGCAATTTGGCTACCAAAAGGGTTTGCTTTATCGACTGAAGGCGCTCGGCGAACGTCACAACATGGATATCACCATTGAGGGTTTTCACTCGTGGATGTGGCGTGGCCTGAGCTTCTTGCTACCATTCCTATTCGGCGGTTATACATTCCAAGCATACAATGCATGGACGTTGTACAAGTTGACAACGTATCCACCGGGAGCACCGTGGCAT GTGTCGGTGATGTGCGGCTTCTTCCTCCTGCTATTCAGCGGCAACATTATCACCACACTGTTGGTGGTGCCCGAGAAGATACGCGAACGTGCCAAGGAACGCTATCGCCTGCAGTCCATGGGCACATCGATGAAATTGCGCAAAATGATGAGG AATAGCATCAGTGAAACGGACATTTCCAGCCAGCAATTGCTAGCCAATAATAAACTAGAAAACTCTACCTCCTTTCAAAACATAGGCGATGCAGCaggacaaacaacaacaacagcaacaatagattcaacaacaaaaacgtcaTCAATTAGCACCGGTAATGCAATCACACCAGCAGATGGTGATGTCAAGCAAAACCAGCacaaagcacaacaacaaccacaacaagaACAAGAGCAGGATGTGGAATGGACGAAACCAGAGGATAAGAAGACCAATTAA